In a single window of the Littorina saxatilis isolate snail1 linkage group LG5, US_GU_Lsax_2.0, whole genome shotgun sequence genome:
- the LOC138967781 gene encoding uncharacterized protein, with the protein MKNVIVVTFALSILVALAPGLGSLKASYVAETDIRALQEDLADSHHTPLCVLVRRTGSKFEKRIAELWYDSSRPDTRDFASWRLAALNVTKVKHLPGYLLVNSEAPKSPFLRCFLGPTLQHDLMPTQLKPKQWLQWLNQLASQYRHQVQGSVEMIETSARQHRFTLVVFPTSHQHHQLEQAVFKLVGALFKETTIKVVVIHPTSVNLREIREEYHVTSVPSVLLIEKDRTSERKVSLYSIHDVTVNKFETDLRARLVPAHQFNMTDFQADVLTVKTSERYRPYLIGFYAHWEKDTAVFLTFLRLAAEEFLSMGASLRFGLVDAARNPSVISQFMSPGCLQHLPFLALFQRVDGTSSVNQTELLLLRPSPFTVYSALLEAGLTLTNMEHQPIRYQPYGHNTQVCLAREGPTGDTCAANSSVWLYPPDFLSTFLNYPDTVSAADRGEDQAGVGIPVVLGADWDTTQSHSNSDSQWIITVRVMVFIQEPCRSCEQNLPVFQQVYQQLHANGKTQRMPQATV; encoded by the exons ATGAAAAACGTGATTGTCGTCACCTTTGCATTGAGCATACTTGTTGCTCTTGCACCAGGATTAG GATCGCTGAAGGCCAGCTATGTCGCAGAGACAGACATCAGAGCTCTGCAAGAGGATCTGGCAGATTCCCACCACACACCTCTTTGTGTCCTCGTTCGCAGAACAG GTTCAAAGTTTGAGAAAAGGATAGCTGAGCTGTGGTATGACAGCAGCCGACCCGATACCAGAGACTTTGCATCATGGAGGCTGGCAGCGTTGAACGTAACGAAG GTGAAACATTTACCAGGTTATCTACTGGTGAATTCTGAAGCCCCCAAGTCACCATTTCTCCGGTGCTTTTTAGGCCCCACTCTGCAGCATGACTTAATGCCAACTCAGCTGAAACCCAAACAATGGCTACAGTGGCTGAATCAGTTG GCCTCACAGTACCGGCATCAAGTGCAGGGCAGTGTGGAAATGATAGAGACGTCGGCACGCCAGCATCGCTTCACGCTGGTCGTGTTTCCCACGTCGCACCAACATCATCAGCTGGAGCAGGCTGTCTTCAAG TTGGTGGGCGCTCTTTTCAAAGAGACCACGATCAAAGTCGTTGTCATCCACCCTACATCAGTAAACCTTCG aGAAATTCGGGAAGAATACCATGTTACCAGTGTTCCATCTGTTCTGCTCATTGAAAAAG ACAGGACATCAGAGAGGAAAGTGTCATTGTACAGTATCCACGATGTGACTGTCAACAAGTTCGAAACAGACTTGAGAGCCAGGCTTGTTCCAGCTCATCAGTTTAACATG ACTGATTTTCAAGCAGATGTGCTGACAGTGAAAACATCGGAGCGTTACAGACCCTACCTGATCGGCTTCTACGCTCACTGGGAAAAAGACACCGCTGTATTCCTGACTTTTCTGCGTCTGGCTGCAGAGGAGTTCCTGTCAATGGGAGCAAGTCTTCGATTCGGTTTGGTGGATGCAGCAAGAAATCCTTCAG TGATTTCCCAGTTCATGTCTCCAGGCTGCTTGCAACATTTACCCTTCCTTGCTCTCTTTCAGAGAG TGGATGGTACATCATCTGTCAATCAAACAGAACTCTTGCTACTGCGTCCAAGCCCCTTCACTGTATACTCCGCCCTCCTGGAGGCGGGGCTTACATTGACTAACATGGAGCATCAGCCAATCAGATATCAGCCTTATGGACATAATACCCAG GTGTGCTTAGCGAGGGAAGGACCGACGGGTGACACGTGCGCTGCAAACTCCTCCGTCTGGCTCTATCCACCAGACTTCCTCTCCACCTTTCTCAACTACCccgatacagtg aGTGCAGCGGACAGAGGGGAGGACCAGGCTGGTGTTGGAATACCTGTGGTACTGGGAGCAGACTGGGACACAACACAATCACATAGCAACTCTGATTCACAGTGGATCATCACAGTCCGCGTG ATGGTCTTCATCCAGGAGCCATGCAGAAGCTGTGAACAAAATCTTCCAGTGTTTCAGCAAGTTTATCAGCAACTGCATGCAAACGGTAAGACACAAAGGATGCCTCAAGCAACAGTTTGA